A region of Gracilinanus agilis isolate LMUSP501 chromosome 3, AgileGrace, whole genome shotgun sequence DNA encodes the following proteins:
- the SF3B1 gene encoding splicing factor 3B subunit 1 isoform X5, producing the protein MAKIAKTHEDIEAQIREIQGKKAALDEAQGVGLDSTGYYDQEIYGGNDSRFAGYVTSIAATELEDDDDDYSSSTSLLGQKKSGYQPTVALLNDIPQSTEQYDPFAEHRPPKIADREDEYKKHRRTMIISPERLDPFADGCYSAA; encoded by the exons ATGGCGAAGATCGCCAAAACTCACGAAG ATATTGAAGCACAGATTCGAGAAATCCAAGGGAAGAAGGCAGCTCTTGATGAAGCTCAAGGAGTGGGCCTTGATTCTACAGGTTATTATGACCAAGAAATTTATGGTGGTAATGACAGCAGATTTGCTGGCTATGTGACATCAATTGCTGCAACTGAATTAGAAGAT GATGATGATGACTATTCCTCATCCACAAGCCTGCTTGGCCAGAAGAAATCAGGATATCAACCCACAGTGGCATTGCTTAATGACATACCACAGTCAACAGAACAG TATGACCCATTTGCTGAACATCGCCCTCCAAAGATTGCAGACCGCGAAGATGAATATAAAAAGCACAGGCGAACTATGATAATTTCTCCAGAGCGGCTTGATCCTTTTGCAGATG GCTGCTATTCTGCTGCTTGA
- the SF3B1 gene encoding splicing factor 3B subunit 1 isoform X4, whose amino-acid sequence MAKIAKTHEDIEAQIREIQGKKAALDEAQGVGLDSTGYYDQEIYGGNDSRFAGYVTSIAATELEDDDDDYSSSTSLLGQKKSGYQPTVALLNDIPQSTEQYDPFAEHRPPKIADREDEYKKHRRTMIISPERLDPFADAVLLYASPVCILKGAVQHILCRLW is encoded by the exons ATGGCGAAGATCGCCAAAACTCACGAAG ATATTGAAGCACAGATTCGAGAAATCCAAGGGAAGAAGGCAGCTCTTGATGAAGCTCAAGGAGTGGGCCTTGATTCTACAGGTTATTATGACCAAGAAATTTATGGTGGTAATGACAGCAGATTTGCTGGCTATGTGACATCAATTGCTGCAACTGAATTAGAAGAT GATGATGATGACTATTCCTCATCCACAAGCCTGCTTGGCCAGAAGAAATCAGGATATCAACCCACAGTGGCATTGCTTAATGACATACCACAGTCAACAGAACAG TATGACCCATTTGCTGAACATCGCCCTCCAAAGATTGCAGACCGCGAAGATGAATATAAAAAGCACAGGCGAACTATGATAATTTCTCCAGAGCGGCTTGATCCTTTTGCAGATG CAGTACTGCTATATGCCAGTCCTGTCTGCATTCTTAAGGGTGCAGTTCAACACATCCTGTGTAGATTATGGTGA